A region from the Citrobacter telavivensis genome encodes:
- a CDS encoding fimbrial protein, with protein MNRIIVSLLLVALGLFSRTALAWDCSTVTPSTTLSPQNITISRDLPVGAVIGTQIMTPTVNAFSCFDSQQGVISNQTFGVKAIGTFDSMVNGVRVYKTNVNGIGYAISGTTAKCAGGNASVTGSNTIRGDINTAQLCQNTTGMISPGLNGSVTVTFYKTATETGSGTISARTVGSLVLLNNSLLWQSPEAAVNINAFTVTTPACKLTTASIPVDMKEVDKNAFNGKGTTPGETYTQSFSLPMTCNAGTAVSVRMEGDIYDATKGVINTTSGSNAATGVGIQLLYDNQPMRLGSDVAVGASSIGGGFSVPLKARYYQTGERITTGAANGVLSFTMTYQ; from the coding sequence ATGAATCGAATTATAGTGAGTTTACTGTTGGTGGCTCTGGGACTGTTTTCACGTACTGCGCTGGCGTGGGATTGTTCGACGGTCACACCATCAACAACATTATCGCCGCAGAATATCACTATCTCCAGGGATCTGCCGGTGGGGGCCGTTATTGGTACGCAGATAATGACCCCGACAGTGAATGCGTTCAGTTGTTTTGACTCACAACAAGGAGTCATTTCCAATCAAACGTTTGGCGTAAAGGCGATTGGTACCTTCGATTCGATGGTTAATGGAGTACGCGTTTATAAAACCAACGTTAACGGTATTGGCTATGCTATTTCCGGTACAACGGCAAAGTGTGCCGGAGGGAATGCCAGCGTCACCGGGTCGAATACTATTCGAGGGGATATTAACACCGCTCAACTGTGTCAAAATACCACGGGAATGATAAGCCCCGGATTAAATGGGTCAGTCACGGTGACGTTTTATAAGACGGCGACGGAGACGGGTTCTGGGACGATATCGGCAAGAACGGTGGGGTCGTTGGTATTGCTGAATAACTCGCTGCTCTGGCAATCCCCAGAGGCCGCAGTCAATATCAATGCGTTCACGGTGACCACGCCGGCCTGCAAACTCACCACAGCATCAATCCCTGTCGATATGAAAGAGGTCGATAAAAACGCCTTTAATGGCAAAGGCACGACGCCGGGAGAGACATATACCCAGTCATTCAGTCTGCCGATGACCTGCAATGCCGGAACGGCGGTCAGCGTCAGGATGGAAGGCGATATTTATGACGCAACGAAAGGCGTTATCAATACGACCAGTGGGAGTAACGCCGCCACAGGGGTCGGGATCCAACTGCTTTATGACAATCAGCCGATGAGGCTGGGCTCAGATGTTGCGGTTGGGGCATCAAGCATTGGGGGCGGATTCTCGGTACCGCTTAAGGCGCGTTACTATCAGACGGGCGAGCGCATCACCACCGGGGCGGCGAATGGCGTCCTGTCTTTTACGATGACATACCAGTAA
- a CDS encoding anaerobic C4-dicarboxylate transporter: MVILHVVLLLGTIMLAARWGGIGVGFAGGIGLAISVFIFGVPAGSPPVDVMLIILSTIVALSAMQQAGGMDYLVTLTEKLLRHHPGYLNILAPTVTFILTVLSGTGYTAMSVMNVIQEVAKDNGIRPSQPLSSAVVASQLGITASPISAATAIMYGTVEVMGVSFGDAMLVILPTALFAMLIAAFIASRQGAKLADDPVCQKIMQENKIVLNKHTHRPIPAGGKSSVAIFLAGVVFVVCMLLFKSLIGHTINSRDLIIITMFVVSTIIIFTCKLDMKELKNSPIFKSGAESLVVVLGIVWLSSTLIGAHIDEIKMEASDILRTWPVLLAAVFFCTSAMLFSQGATSALLMPIAASIGISADAILASFVAVSALYITNIYPTTAFAIATDDTGSFLSPRWNGSRIINHPFFLPGCLSIIFSVPFGFLLAQIIL; this comes from the coding sequence CGGTATTTATCTTTGGCGTTCCAGCGGGATCTCCGCCTGTCGACGTGATGCTCATTATTCTGTCGACCATTGTGGCACTTTCGGCCATGCAACAGGCCGGTGGAATGGATTATCTCGTCACCCTGACAGAAAAGTTATTACGTCATCATCCTGGCTATCTTAATATTCTCGCCCCCACCGTGACCTTTATTTTGACGGTACTTTCCGGTACCGGTTATACCGCGATGTCGGTGATGAACGTGATTCAGGAAGTGGCGAAAGATAATGGTATCCGGCCCAGCCAGCCACTGAGCTCTGCGGTTGTGGCGTCACAATTGGGGATTACCGCCTCCCCGATCTCTGCCGCCACGGCTATCATGTACGGCACTGTTGAAGTGATGGGCGTCAGTTTCGGCGATGCAATGCTGGTTATCCTGCCCACCGCGTTATTCGCCATGCTGATCGCGGCGTTTATTGCCAGCAGACAGGGCGCAAAACTGGCCGACGATCCTGTGTGTCAAAAAATCATGCAGGAGAATAAAATTGTACTGAATAAACATACCCACCGCCCGATTCCCGCTGGTGGAAAATCTTCGGTTGCTATATTCCTGGCAGGTGTTGTCTTTGTGGTGTGTATGCTGCTATTTAAATCGCTTATCGGGCATACCATCAACTCCCGCGACTTAATTATTATTACGATGTTTGTCGTGTCCACCATCATTATTTTTACCTGCAAGCTGGACATGAAAGAGCTGAAGAACTCACCGATATTTAAATCAGGTGCGGAATCGCTGGTGGTTGTTTTAGGGATTGTCTGGTTAAGCAGCACGCTTATCGGTGCCCATATTGATGAAATCAAAATGGAAGCCAGTGACATATTGCGCACCTGGCCGGTCTTATTAGCAGCCGTATTTTTCTGTACCAGCGCAATGCTGTTCAGCCAGGGGGCAACCAGTGCATTACTGATGCCTATTGCCGCGTCTATCGGCATTAGCGCAGATGCCATATTAGCCAGTTTTGTCGCGGTCAGCGCACTCTATATCACGAATATTTATCCGACAACCGCGTTTGCGATAGCCACTGATGATACGGGATCATTTCTCAGTCCACGCTGGAATGGCTCAAGGATCATTAATCATCCCTTCTTCCTGCCGGGATGTTTGTCGATTATTTTCTCGGTACCGTTTGGCTTTTTACTGGCACAGATAATTTTGTAA